TATATTGTTCGGAATTGATCTGGAAAATATACCAACGTGGAGCAGGCATCGAAGTTGGGAAGCTGGAAAAGCTGAAAGATTTTGACCTAAGCAGCCCCGAAGTAAAAACCAAATTGAAAGAGCGTTACGGCAACAGCGTCCCGCTGAATGAAACGGTCATATCACCAGCTTCGATTTTTAATAGTGCGTTATTGATCACGATTGCGAATACGTATTAAGCATACCTACACAGTTTTTTATTTTTGAAGCAGAACCGTCTTGCCGCCGTTTAATTTACTTTCTTCGGCGGCGTCTATAAAAGCGCATATTGCGAGGGTTTCCTTTTCGTCAACCGGACTTACACCCGTTTCGAAAAATGGAAGGATCTTATCCAACAAGGGACCGTATCCCATAAATTGCCCCAAATGGACAATCTGATCTTTCAAAAAAACCGTTCCACCAAAATCATCCTTCCCCTCACGAATGCCCCGAAGTGAGGCAATTCTTCCATCCGCCCAGTTCCCAACATAAAACGAGGTACCCTGTTCCTGAACAGTCTTTACCGAAAGACACCCCGATCCCATCAACGCAAATAACATTTCAACGCCATGAATGCCGTACCAATATAAATCCTTATGTGAAGGTTCCGTTACTGCCGGACAATAGACATCTGCTCCGATAACCTTAGTCCTATCCAATTCCTGAAGACCGGTAATATAACGCAAGGAGCTTGACGAAAAAATAGGGCAACCATACTTTCTTGCAGCTTCAAAAATTTTGAAAGCGTCCGCATAGGAATTCGCTATTGGTTTGTCAATAAATAAAGGTTTCTTTGCTTTAATCACTTGAAGTGCCTGTTCCAAATGGAGATTTCCATCATTTGTCTCCAAAAGTACATAATCTACTTTCTTCAATAGTTCGGCAATACTTGATACGATCGAAACCCCGAGCTGTTGCACTTCCGCTGTAATTTTCGGAATACGCTCGATACTTAAAGGGATCGTTTTGCTTCCATAGGGGTAAGCCGCAGTAACCCTGAATTTTCCATAGGGATGATTGCTGGCAGCCGTATTAATCGCTCTTGTAAAAGCAGCAGCGTGCGTAATATCCAGTCCAATGATCCCTATTTTTTTCACCTTCTCTTGCCTCGAGGACAGCTTGTTATTCGCATTAACGGCATAGGATAGTCCAAATGCAAAAGAGGACATCAAGAATTTCTTTCTATTCATTTGATTCATTCAAAAGAGAAATAGCTGCATTGACCAAAACAGCCATGGATGTTTCGAAAGCCTTTTCATCCAGATTGAACTGTGGATTATGAAGGCCATATTGCGTGGTGGAATCGTCGTTATTTGTCCCAATCAACATGAACAACGCCGGATAACGATAAGAATAATAAGCAAAATCCTCGGCCGCCATCCAGATTTCGAGATCTTGTGGCACACTATTCCCCATCGTTTCCGCAATAATTGTTTTGACTTTTTGCGTTAATGCGGGATCGTTATAAAGTGCGGGGTAACCATGCCGTACTTCAACTTCCACCTTTGCACCCAGCGATACGGGAAGCGTTGCCGCTATTTCAGCAACCATTTCCAGCGCCTCCTTGCGCCATACCTCATCCATGGTACGAAATGTTCCGGCTAATTTGACTTCCTCGGGAATAACATTGGCAGCACCATCCCCAATGAAACGACCAAAGGTCAATACAGACGGCACATCGGGGTTGGCTTTCCGGCTGACAACTTGCTGTAAGGTGGTGAGTAACTGCGCGCCGATCATAATGGGATCAACAGCCCGATGTGGCTCTGCAGCGTGGCCACCACGTCCCTTAATGGTGAAATAGAACTCGTCGCTCGAGGCCATAAATCGTCCCGAACGTAAACCGACTTTTCCTACAGAAACACGGGGACTTACATGTAACCCCAGCACAGCTTTAATCGTTCCACCAAAAGATTCCAGCATACCGGATTCCAAAACCTGAATCGCTCCGCCCGGAATCTTTTCCTCAGCAGGCTGAAATAGTAGTATAATTTTACCAGAAAACTCCGTTTTATAATCATTTAATATGGACGCCGCCCCCAAGAGATTAGCCGTATGAAAATCATGGCCACAAGCATGCATGACACCGCTATTCCTCGATTTATAGTCCACATCATTTTGCTCATGTATCGGCAAAGCATCAATATCAGCCCGTAATACCACAATATCATCGCTCGCCGATTTTTGTCCGGTCAGTACAGCCACAACACCTGTCTGAGCGACAAGCTCGAATGGTATACCCAGTTCGCGAAGTTGTTGCTGAATATAGGCACTTGTCTCGTATTCTTGAAAAGACAATTCAGGATGCTGATGGATATGTCGGCGCATTGCAACGATTTTTGGAAAAACAGTCGCTATCTTGGCATTTAATTCTTTCAATATTGGGTCGATCATCTGGATAAGTTTTAAGAGTATAACAGGTCAACAAGTTAAGCTAAAAATAACGTACATAAAAATAAAGCACCAACACCGTTATAATAATCCACCATAAGGTCGGATTTCGAAAACCACGGTAAGCGGCTTTATCCTGATCCGGTACCTGAAAAGAATCGCCCGTCAACACCAGATTTTTTAATCTTGCTTCGGCGACCGCTGGTGTCAACAAACTGACCACAGCACAAACAAGCATACAAGTCCAGAATACAATGCCTGTTCTATTAAAAAACGGCATTTCAGGTAAGGTGTATTCCAAAAGTAAAGAAAGGGGAATTGTCAGTAAACCTGCTGTTAAAGCACCCTGCGATGTGGTTCTTTTCCAAAATACCCCCATTAAAAACATTGTTGCGATGCCTGGCGTGAAAAGACCATACAGATTCATCAAATAAAGGAAAACCGGCTTATCCGAATAACTGATCAGTACAACCGCACTCATGATCCCGAGTACGATAATAGCAACGCCGGCGCGCTTACCAAAACGGACCGCTTCGTAGTCGCTTGCATTTTTATTAATATACTGGCTATAGATATCCACGGTCAGAATTGTTGTACAGGAATTGATCGCTCCTGAAATGTGGGACATGATCGCCGAAATTAATCCGGCCATCACCAACCCTACCAGACCTTTGGGCAGTAAGGTTTCCACGAGTGTTGCAAACAGCAAATCGGGCTGATCGAGATGAGGTAGGAATTTTGGAGCCACCAATGCCGGAATAGTAATAATCAATGGGACCAAAAATTTAAGATAGTCACCAAAGATAACTCCCATACGCCCATGCCATTCATTTTTTGCCGCTAATACGCGCTGCACAATAAACTGGTTTGTCGCACAATAAAACACACTGATACACAACAATCCGCCTAAGTACATGGTCCAGGGAAAATCAGGATCAGAAGCAGGATAAAACATTTTCCAATCTTTCGATGAGTCTATGACCGACTGAAATCCCCCTGCTGCATCAATGGTGGCAAAAGTTAGTACAATTCCCCCCAACACCAAAATGACAAGCTGCACCATCTCTGTCCATATCACCGCTTTTAGCCCACCTAATACGGTATATAAACCGGTCAGAATTGCCATTCCAAAAATGCTGTATAAAATAGGAATGCCGAATAACGCGTGCAGCGACAGACCGCCCAAATAAAGAACTGCCCCAATCTCCACAAACACATAAGTAAACAAGATCAAAATTGCATAAAGTACACGGGTAGCGTTGCCATATCTCTTTTCGAGGTATTCAGGTATCGTATAGAAACCGTTGCGGATATAAAAGGGAAGAAATATCCACAATAATGCATTAAAACCGATTAGAATCGCGCCCCACTCCAGGGTAATGGCTACAAAACCACGACTATAAGCGGCGCCCATAGCGCCAACGAGATGATGACTGCTGATATTTGCTGCGATGATACTACCCCCGATCATCCACCAGGGCAGCTTATCGCCCGCAAGAAAATAGTCCCGCTTCGAGGCGGAGTTTTTTTTCGAAGCGTATAAGCCCAATACCACTATACCAATAATATACACGGCAAAAATAATGACGTCAATCCAATCGAGTTTCATCGGTCAATAATGTTTGAATTCCTAATTTAGTTTGTTCAATAAGTATTTCAAGACCGCCGCTGGCATAGGGGCTTTGCCACACGGCATAAATATCCTTATCATAAAGCTCTTTCGGTGCAAGGTACCCCACATACCCATTCGCGATATTGATAAAAACGATCGTATGATCTGGAAATTCGGCTCTTACTTCGATTTGATAACAGGAATAAGCTTCGTTGGCCTGCGCCACCAACACAGCATCTCCCATTTTCCAGATCCACACCGGAATAACAGCATCCTCTTGATCGCCGATGGATTTGCGGGTATTATATTTTCGCCAAAGGCGATCTTTCATAACACGGTCCGTACAGCCTTCGTATTCACTCAAAATTGCTTCGGGACTCGGTAGCTTTTTGTAAGGTACTTTGATCGATAATACCCTTTGCTTAAAATCGGTTGAAGCGCGCTGTTCCCGAAATCCCCAACAGGCCAGTGGCGCCCCCGAGATCAAAGATTCCTTAAAAATCCAATTTTTATGACTACGCTGTTCCTGGGCCAGCGTCGCGAGCACCGCATAGCCCAACTGCTTCCCGTTGGCTTCAACCAGTGCCGGATCTTTTACATACTGTCTCCGCGGAGCCAAATCACCGGATGCACCCTGTAAAAAAAGACAAGGCACGGATAAAGAGCGCTCTACTGTATTCCGCATCTCGCCAACAAAATCGGGCGAGAGCAAATCATTCTCGTGGGCAAAGCTGGTTGGGTGGCAGGCATAATTACAAATAACTGCTTTTAAGCTTTCAGTTTCATCATACAACCGCCCGACCAACAAGGTTGTATCCGCTTCTTTCAATGGATTGTAGCCAATCAGATAATGATCATCGACTTTCAGATCGCGGTTGCTGGCCAAATCGCATACACCATAATTCCAGGTTAGGCTGCCGTTAAACAGCCCACTTAGTGCCGTTTCGATGCAATATATCGCCTGTTGTTTGAGGAATTCAAGGTAGGGCGAAATCAGTTCACCTCCAGGTTGTGCTGCATCTGTCGAACAGATGCTTGGCCCGGCATGGGTATGCGACAGCGCAAAAATCAGCTGCGATTCAGCCAGATTAAAATGACTGAGCAGTGCTAATCGCAAATTTTGTTCATCAGCTGCATTTTTCCACCAGCCCAAATCGGCGGTTAGCAGAATTGCGGGCAAGCCATCGCAGGATTGCATAGCTAAACAATGCATCAACAGAGGTTGGTGAACAGCGGTTGCCTGGTCAAATGCAGCTGCACCCCAATTACGGGAATAGATGCCGACCGGTGGAGTAATATCACACTGGCTAAGTCCAAATCGTGCGTACAAGCTACCGGTCGTTTCTTTCAAGAGGTCTTTCTGTTTCATACATTAGGGTCTAATCAAGGACAGTCCACCATCCATCACAATTGCGGTACCAGTCATATGTTTACAATTGTCCGAACAGATCCAAAGTACCTGTTTTGCAACCTCTTCAGCTTCTATAATCTGACCAAGTGGCACCACAGCCTTTGCTTTCATTTGAAGTTCGGCATTTGATGACCAGACCACTTTGCTCAAGCCCGCATTGACATAGCCTGGTGCAATCTCGTTGACACGAATTCCGTATGCTGCATATTCAAGAGCCATGGCCTGGCAAAGCATACGCAGGCCAGCCTTAGAGACACTATATGCCGGTAAATTTTGATGTACGGCGTGTGCCGCCCAGCTGCCCATAAAAACGATCGAACCTGCGATCTCATTCTCCACAAATGACTTTGCACAGGCATTCGCCAAGAAGAATGAACCGTCGAGATTAACGGCCATTTCATTCTTCCATTCCGCATTGCTTAACGTGCTGAAATCTTTAATCGTAACGCATGCTGCATTCGCGATACAGATGGAAATTGCCCCCAGCTCCTGTCTTATCCGTGTCACCCAGGCGTCCACCTGCCCGGCATCCGCTACATCGACCTGATCATAAAATAGACGCGCTCCAGGGGCATCCAACAAGGGCCATCGCTCGCTAGCCACCTGTGGTTCAAACCGATCCGAGATGCATACAATGGCCTGCTGGGTCAAAAATGCTTCAGCCATAGCCCTTCCGATATCGCCAAGTCCCCCACTGATCAAGACGACCTTATTCTTATATTCCTCCATTATCGCTATTTTTAGACTACCAATCCCCTACACTACCGTCTTTATAAAAGGTTCGCTGCAATATTTCCTGTTGAAAAGGGTGTTTCTTTACCTCTTCTTCATTGATTTCAATACCCAAACCGGCGCGCTTATTCGGAAGGACAATCCGCCCTTTCTCTTGAACCGTAAACCCTTCGGTAACGACGTCCTGACGCCATTCGACGTCCTTATGCACACTTTCACAAATAATATAAGATGGTGTTGCAAATCCCAGCTCAATGGAAGCAGCCGTACTCACGGGGCCCTGTGGATTATGTGGTGCCATAGATACACGGTAAGCATCGGCCAAAGCTCCAATTTTACGCGCTTCAGTCAGACCGCCACAATGTGTAATATCAGGCTGTATAACACTTACGGCGCGCTTTTCGAGCATATCCCGAAAGGCATGCACTCCGATCAAACGTTCGCCTGAAGCAATAGGTGTCGTCACCGCCCGTTGAATCAAAGCAATATCTTCCATGGTCTCTGGCCAGCATGGCTCTTCAAAGAAATACAGGCCATAGGGCTCCAAGGCTTTCGCAAATTGCATCCCCATACGTGGGCTTGGCCGCGCGTGGCAATCCACCATAATATCAATATCGTCGCCGACAGCATCACGCATGGCCTTCACACAAGCTTCAGCATATTTAACGGGACGAAGACCTTCCAACGACATCGTCTCTGGAACAGCCATCGATTTAAAAGCAGTAAAACCCTCATCAACAGCTTTTAGCGCCAGATCCCCAAATCGCTTGGCATCGTCCGGAGCAGTCTCATAAAAATCCTCCATGCGACCTCCACCTAAATGACAATACAAACGGATATAGTCACGTACACGACCTCCCCACAGCTCATGACAAGGGACATTGTGAATTTTACCTAAGATATCCCATAAGGCGATATCGATACCACTGATGGCCGTACCGCGAACGATACCGTTTCCATGCCAGAAATGTTGTCTATACATCATCTGCCATAGGTATTCAATACGACGCGGATCTTCGCCGATCAACAATTGAGAAATATCCTTGATAGCTCCGACCACACTTTGCGTATGCCATTCCAATGTGGCTTCGCCCCATCCCCAAAGCCCGGGCTGGTCGGTCATAATTTTGACAAAAATCCAATTTCGCATGCGCGCATGGCATACAAAGGTTTCAATAGCGGTTATTTTCATAGTTAGGGTTTACAAACTTTTTATTACGCGTTCAGTTGCCTCCAACGTTCTGTCGATATCATCCTCCGTATGCGCAAAGGAGATACTTCCTTGTTTAATTGGTGCCGGGAAATTGAAAATCCCCTCTTTTATGAGCTTTTTTCGATATTGGGTATCCAGCTCAAAATTGTGGTTATCCAAAATATCATGAAAATTGACTGGCGCATGGTCCATAAAATATGTACAGAAGGCAGATCCTTGGCGTGCGACATAAAACGGTACGCCTAATTTAGGAAATATTTCCTTATATCCTTGCTCCAAACGCGCACCAAGCGCCTCTACGTGCTCATAAACGCGGTGCTCAGCGCTTCCTAATTTTTTCAAAGTCGCAATCGCCGCCGCCGTCGTTAGCGGAAAAGCATTAAAGGTACCGGCAATCATAACGCGCTTCGACTTATCAGGATCCACAAAGTAATCCATATATTTTTTCTTCCCTGCAATAACCCCCAATGGGTAGCCGTTTGCAACCGCCTTTCCGAAGGTTGAAAGATCGGGCTGAATACCACAGATGGACTGATAGCCACCCAGCGCATGTCTGAATCCGGTTTTCACTTCATCAAAGATCAACAGAAATCCATGCGCGTCGGCCATGTTGCGTAAGCCTTCCAAATAACCTTCCTTTGGCTTCACAATCCCGATATTCTGAAGAATCGGTTCCAACAGAATACAGGCAACATCATATTTTTGAACCACATACAGCACACTTTCCAAATCGTTGTAGTTGACAATGTGTACTAAATCGCTGTGATTTTTGGGAACGCCAGCACTCAATGAATCGAATGGATATTCCCCCGGACTTTGATATGAACCCACATCTGCACGTTGACTGATCACATTGCAGGCCACATCGTTATGCCAGCCATTGTAGCCCCCCTGCATAACAATCACATGATCACGGCCTGTTACCGCACGAGCAATACGGATGGCATGGTAAGTCGCTTCCGATCCTGTCGTTGTAATCTGAACACTCTCCACCGAAGGAACAGACTGACAAAAAAGCTCCGCAAACTCTCCTTCGAGTAAGGTTGGCCCAGCCCCCATCAATACCTGCTGTTCCTGCAAGGTCTGTAACACTGCAGCGTTCACGTCAGGATCATTATGCCCCAGAAAGGATGCTGCAAATCCAGCCTGATAATCTATGTAGCTGTTCCCGTCAATATCTTCGACCAAACTACCATTCCCTTTGACGAAGCAGATATTCGGATCTGACTTCCGATTTAAGGACACCACTCCACCCGGTATCCATCTTGCATTCTCCCGCAGTATCGCGGCTGATTTTTCATTTTCTTGCATGCCTATTAAAAGTTTTGCTATTTGTTATTGTTATAATTGGACGATCACCGCCACACATGTTGCAGTCATCAATAATTTGTATTTAAATACACCTTATTTTATGTATACCAAATTACAATATTTTTGTATACATTTAAAATAAATTTTAAAATTTTTAAAAATGAATATTCTCATTGAAGGACTTCTTTTTCCAGAAGGCCCCGCTTTCGACCGGGAGGGTGGTATATGGCTTGTGGAGAAAGAAGCAGGAAACTTGATCTATTACAAAGACAATCAGTATAGCAGAATAGCTGTGAATGGACATCCCAACGGCATTGCAATCGATAAGAAAGGAGTGATTTGGTTTTGCGACGCACAACAAAACAGCATCCGTTGCTATGATCCCTTCGACAAAACCTGTACGACAATAGTCACGGAAATCGCAGGAAAGCCATTAAAAATGCCCAACGACTTATGTTTTGATACCGAAGGAAACCTATTATTCTCCTGCCCGGGAAATGACCTGGAAGATGGTACAGGCTACATCTGCTGTCTACATAAACATGGTGCGCTTACGAAGATCCACACAGGCCTTTTTTACCCAAACGGATTAGCCTTTGCAGCAGACAACTGCACACTTTTTGTCGCTGAAACGGGTACAAAATGGATCTGGAAAATGCACTGGAACAGCTTGACACAACAGGTGGAGAACATCGAAAAATTCATCGAAACAGGTGGTCTTATTGGCCCAGATGGAATTGCCTTCGATCAGGATAACCAGCTTTATGCCGCTATCTATGGATCGCAACATATCCTATCCATTGATACCAAAAACAAGACGACCGAGAAAATACCTACGCCGGGAAAGAATCCGACAAATTGTGCTTTAGACCCAAAAGGCATTCAGGGACTTATGATTACAGAAGCTGAAAAAGGGCAATTGTTGCAGTGGGACAGCACAAAAAAGGGTCTATTGTAAACAATAGACCCCCTATAAAAATCCAAAAAATATTAAACCAATTCCAAGGCTTCTTGCTCGCCCCGATCCAAATGATGGACCAAAGTGGTATAAGCTTTATTCCAGTCATCCGCTTTCAACGCATCAACAATAGCGCGATGCTCCTTCTCCGTATCCAGGTAATCTTCCATCTGCCCCATAATAGCCCCGAGCTTCATATGAAATAAGGGAATGTTACTGTTCTTGTAAATAGAAATCAACCTTGAATTGCAAGTTCCCTCAATAATCCGCTCATGAAAACGAACATCCGCCTCGCAAGCACCACCATAATATCCCTTGCTGACCATCTCAGAAAAATCGTTACAGATCAGTTCCAAATCTTCGATAAGCTCTTTACTTTTCTTTGAAAACAGAATCTTTAATGCACCTATTTCCAACAACTCACGCAGCTCACGAATATCCTTCACATCTTCGACTGTCATTTTTTTCACAAAGCAGCCGCCTTTTTCACCAAACTCTACCAGACTCTCGCCTGCTAACCGCATAAAAGCCTCACGAACAGCCACTCGACTCACCGTCAACTTATCCGCCCAAGCACTCTCCACCAATCTTGCCCCTCCAGCAAGCTGACTGGACAAAATTTTCTTACGTACTTCTAAATAAACTTTATAGGCAAGCGAATCCTCTTTCATATTGTATACAATTTTATGCAAAAATAAGAATACAAAATCATTAAAAAAATTTAAACAACGTATTCTTTAATTAATCTTCCCCTCTTGGGCACCATACTGTCTACCCGGCGACAAATAAATAGTTTCGGCTTTAGATTTCCAACTGGTTGTATGATTCCCTTTCAGGACATTTATATTAAAGCTACTATTTTTTAATGAACTTTTCATATTCCAGAAACCATCTTTCAAACCAACCACAACAACCTCATACTGCTGATCTCCCGGTACCGCAAATTCAATGGCTTCATTAAGATATTGATTTGGTTTGGCCACCACCAGTAAACGATCAGCCACCCTTATTAAATAATAATTCGCTTTTTCCTCAGCATACACCGGTAATTTTGATGAGCCACTCTCCGTCATCTGAAAAACCGAAGCATAACTCGCCTGATCACTTTCCTGTTTGGGCGAGACCATAATCCGTGTTCCTCTAGCCTCTGGCCAAGGAGACTTGACCTGATAAAGATCACCAAAAACAAAAGCAGTCGAATCGCCCGAATACAATTTCACCGCACAGTCTCTTAATTGCGGCTTCAGCAAATCAACATAGGTAGCACCAGCGACATTTTTAAATTGACTATGCAATACAAAACCTGTTTCACTTTGTAACGGCTTTTCAAGCGTATTGATCTGCCAGTAGGGCTCAAATTTCTGATCATTGGTCTTAAGCTCGTCCAATAGGACAATGACCGCAGGCACATCCTTCCGCTTCAAATTCAAAAACAGGAAACTTTTAGTATAGGATTTCACTTTAGCGGTATATGCAGCCGTTAGATCCGCATTGAAATAGCTATAGCTCGGCTGAATGGGATCCTTACCAAATGCCGATGCCCTGATCTCTCCGGTATGGTACCAGGAGTCACTTAATACCTCCTCAACCGTACGTGGAAAACGCTGGCTAAACCGAGTACCACCATCGTTTGTTTTGGTCCTGAACAACAGCGGCTCAGCAGGATCACGCACCAAAAGCATACTATGCGCAACCGACCGCTTATTAAAGTTAAAATCATAAGGGGAGCCATAGGAAAGATACAGGCCAAGATCACCAACCTGAATACCATGATGATAGATCTGCAGCGCACCTGCATCGGCATGCTGATGATTGCCGAAATGATAACCACCACCCTTAATTTCTGCAACCACATCGGAACTTCCGTTCTCTTCGCTCCAGCCTGTCCGGGCAACCATAGACCCTAAGATGGGTCCAAAATCCTTTGTCAACGGCATTTTCTCACGGTCAAAATCCGGCTTCAATTTTGGATCATCCAAGAGGAGAAACAAGATTGGATTGTCGGGCAAACCGCCCTGCTTGACAAACTCGGCCTTGATTACCGGATTACCTGAATAGGCATAGCAAAGCAACATGGTCTGCGGATTTTTCCAATAAAAATCGGCACTGCTGTTGTACTTTACATTAAACATATCCCCGTCGCGTAACATTTTTCCGTCAGGCGTGCGCATATACAGCCAGTAATACGGCATATTCTTGATGTTATCGTCAAAAACCGGATAGCCAAGCATGCGATAATACAACCAGGCTCCGTGCATTTCCCACCCAAAACGATAGCCACCGTAATCAACACCTTGATTATGGCGCGGAGACTGATACTCAAACTTGCGCATAGGCACCAACTCTTCCAATATCGAATATGAAGTATATTTGTAAGGTACAGGATCCTCATCATATAAAGCAATACTCATTGCCAGCAGATCGCGCGACACCTGCGCCTCATTCCCATGCCCATTGATAATACTTTCGATACCAAAAAAGGGAGGCCAGCCAATTTCCATATCTTGCGCCAGACGCATCATATTTTTATGCAGGTTGGCCTTAACGCGTACATCCAATAAGGAGTAGCACCAGTCGTACACCAGTGCACCCGTATAAATTGCACGTCCCAGCTCGCGTGTAATATCACCATAGGATACATTCCCGAACTCCAACATCGTCAAGTACTGATCCGCCAGTCTGACCGCCTCTTGACCTATTTTTTCGTCACCGGACATGAGGTAATAAAACGCTTTTGATTCAATAGCACGCTCGAGCTTTTCATCGTAAAACATTTCCTTATTCGGATCAAAAATAAATTGAACAGGTTGCTGAGCAAGTGTTTTCACTTTTCCCCAAGCTTCCAGATGCTCCGCCTCTTCCAGCCGCCCTTTAACAAGCGGCAAAGATTCTTTATTAACCCATAATCTTGGATGACCTGCAGGTGGAACAATCTTTGGTTTATAATTTTCCGCTGCAGCTGGTGCAACTGGAGGCACAAAGGCATTGATCGAAACAGCTTTAATTTTAAAATTAGCTGGCAATTGCATGCCGACCGTCTGCTTCCCTTTCCCAAAATAAAATTTACCAAGATCTTGCTTCGCACCTTTAAAGCTGTCGAATACGATCCGTTTGGTCGATCGGGCGGCGCGAACATCAATCATCGCGTACAGCGTCATCATACCTGTTTTATCCGCAGCCTTAATTTTATCCAAATCGGTAACCTCACCTTCTGAAACCAAGGTATAGACACCAGCGGTCGGAACGTCTACCTGCACCTGCAACCTCTGCCCATTTCCCTTTATCGAAGTAATCTTTGCCTGCTGCCCATAGGACACTCCAAGGATCGCCATAAAAGCGACCCC
The genomic region above belongs to Sphingobacterium zeae and contains:
- a CDS encoding GntR family transcriptional regulator, yielding MKEDSLAYKVYLEVRKKILSSQLAGGARLVESAWADKLTVSRVAVREAFMRLAGESLVEFGEKGGCFVKKMTVEDVKDIRELRELLEIGALKILFSKKSKELIEDLELICNDFSEMVSKGYYGGACEADVRFHERIIEGTCNSRLISIYKNSNIPLFHMKLGAIMGQMEDYLDTEKEHRAIVDALKADDWNKAYTTLVHHLDRGEQEALELV